The Allorhodopirellula heiligendammensis genome includes a window with the following:
- a CDS encoding ABC transporter ATP-binding protein — MNPILEARGIFKSYYKNKIELPVLRGVDVAFQHGEVSALVGRSGSGKSTLMHLLATLDQPDAGEVWFGGERIDNLSRRQRDSYRNRQIGIIFQFYHLLPELSALENVLTPAMISRSVLGYFRDRKSLTHRAEAMLDRVGLLDRKSHKPSEMSGGEMQRVAIARSLMSEPELLLADEPTGNLDTETGESILQLLRQLNSEDGLTIVMITHDESIAERADRCYRMQDGLLVDRFSVEATKETFAPRARIVA, encoded by the coding sequence ATGAATCCAATTCTCGAAGCCCGTGGTATCTTCAAGAGCTACTACAAGAATAAGATCGAGTTGCCAGTGCTGCGCGGCGTCGATGTGGCATTCCAGCACGGTGAAGTATCCGCACTGGTGGGTCGCAGCGGCAGCGGCAAAAGCACACTGATGCACTTGCTGGCAACCCTCGACCAACCCGATGCCGGTGAAGTCTGGTTCGGTGGCGAGCGCATCGACAACCTCTCACGCCGGCAACGCGACTCCTACCGCAATCGTCAAATCGGCATCATCTTTCAGTTCTACCACCTGCTGCCAGAATTATCGGCACTGGAAAACGTGCTCACGCCCGCAATGATTTCACGGAGCGTGCTGGGTTACTTCCGGGACCGTAAATCGCTCACGCATCGGGCCGAAGCGATGCTCGACCGAGTCGGACTGCTCGACCGCAAATCCCACAAACCTTCGGAAATGTCGGGCGGCGAAATGCAACGGGTGGCCATTGCTCGCTCGCTGATGAGCGAACCTGAATTGCTGCTGGCCGATGAGCCGACTGGAAACCTCGACACCGAAACCGGTGAATCCATCCTGCAGTTGCTCCGCCAACTCAACAGCGAAGACGGGCTGACGATCGTTATGATCACGCACGACGAATCGATCGCCGAACGCGCCGATCGTTGCTACCGTATGCAGGACGGCCTGCTCGTCGATCGCTTCTCGGTCGAAGCGACAAAGGAAACATTCGCCCCTCGCGCACGCATTGTCGCATAG